In the Corynebacterium kroppenstedtii genome, one interval contains:
- a CDS encoding TVP38/TMEM64 family protein, which translates to MSHNLGSPFLSTEQPEGRLADVMRRRDVVTQTCAQADSPGRRSWIRHAITTTSRALAQFLNIIGVIIRDVCHGWLRWTRLNQVLSVIILVALGAALFVVPLPSVTTFRDWSVGAGWWFPFVFSAVYILATQFPIPRTVFTLSCGVLFGPLIGIGVALISTGCSALLSLLIVRRLGRDWVQSRLTHPAVDGVNAHLRRRGWLAVGSLRMIAAVPFSVLNYVCALSSINALPFTLATVVGSAPGTIATVLVGDAAAGQGSPLTILISVILFGVGLTGLIVDIARPPRASKDDTTIETHENTRI; encoded by the coding sequence GTGAGCCACAATCTGGGGTCACCTTTCTTATCCACGGAGCAGCCAGAAGGTAGGCTTGCCGACGTTATGCGACGACGTGACGTAGTAACTCAAACGTGCGCTCAGGCCGACTCACCCGGCCGACGATCCTGGATCCGTCATGCCATAACAACAACGTCACGAGCTTTAGCGCAGTTCCTCAATATCATCGGCGTCATCATTCGCGATGTGTGTCACGGTTGGTTGCGTTGGACACGTCTCAATCAAGTGCTGAGTGTTATCATCCTCGTTGCGCTGGGAGCCGCCCTATTCGTCGTTCCACTCCCCTCAGTGACCACCTTCAGAGACTGGTCCGTGGGTGCTGGGTGGTGGTTTCCCTTTGTCTTTTCGGCTGTTTATATTCTTGCAACCCAGTTTCCAATACCCCGGACAGTTTTTACCCTTAGTTGTGGCGTCCTCTTCGGCCCGCTTATTGGCATAGGTGTCGCGCTGATATCGACCGGATGTTCAGCGTTACTATCCCTGCTCATTGTTCGCCGTCTGGGACGAGACTGGGTGCAGTCACGCCTCACCCACCCTGCTGTCGATGGGGTTAATGCCCATTTACGACGCCGCGGCTGGCTAGCAGTTGGTTCTCTCCGCATGATTGCCGCCGTCCCATTTTCTGTTCTGAACTATGTGTGTGCTTTGTCGTCGATAAACGCATTGCCCTTTACCTTGGCAACGGTAGTTGGGTCGGCTCCAGGTACGATCGCTACTGTTCTCGTTGGCGACGCTGCGGCGGGACAAGGTAGCCCCTTAACCATTTTGATCAGTGTCATACTTTTTGGGGTCGGCCTGACGGGCTTAATTGTCGATATTGCGCGGCCACCACGGGCAAGTAAAGACGACACCACGATTGAAACGCACGAAAACACGAGAATATGA
- the meaB gene encoding methylmalonyl Co-A mutase-associated GTPase MeaB, with translation MSSDSQARGDEFLESTLGSLTTTAGTEVPGKSAVAPEAVKRARHRIDVDALFTSVRNNERTQLARAITLLESSAPAHHVLAQELLVKLLPFSGKALRVGITGVPGVGKSTFIERLGLYLVENGHKVAVLAIDPSSTRSRGSILGDKTRMTKLSQSENAYIRPSPSAGTLGGVAKATRETMIVMEAAGYDVILVETVGVGQSEVAVSEMVDCFTFLALAGAGDQLQGIKKGILELADLVAINKADGDNVRRAKRAARELGAAMRMVRPANASWKPPTMTMSAAEGNGVEEFWKVVEEHHDQMVAEGRFDEQRKNQQIGWTWQMVHETLLTRLNTSEAVKKEKKLIEKQLRAGQVTPTIAAERILKAFDTGETTGGQLSKHE, from the coding sequence ATGTCTTCCGATAGCCAAGCGCGGGGAGATGAATTTCTCGAGTCAACCCTCGGGTCTTTAACGACGACCGCAGGGACTGAAGTTCCAGGAAAGTCAGCGGTTGCTCCGGAAGCGGTTAAGCGAGCCCGCCACCGCATCGACGTGGACGCTTTGTTCACCTCTGTACGCAATAATGAGCGCACCCAACTTGCTCGGGCTATCACTTTGCTTGAGTCATCTGCGCCGGCGCATCATGTGTTAGCCCAAGAACTATTGGTGAAGTTGCTTCCTTTCTCTGGAAAGGCATTGCGGGTAGGTATTACGGGCGTCCCTGGCGTCGGTAAATCTACGTTCATTGAGCGCCTTGGGTTGTACCTCGTGGAAAACGGCCACAAAGTCGCGGTGCTCGCTATTGATCCTTCGTCTACCCGTTCACGAGGGTCAATTTTGGGGGATAAGACACGAATGACGAAGCTATCGCAGAGCGAGAACGCGTATATTCGACCATCACCGAGCGCCGGAACACTTGGTGGTGTAGCTAAAGCGACCCGCGAAACGATGATTGTCATGGAAGCCGCAGGTTACGACGTTATCCTCGTCGAGACTGTCGGTGTAGGGCAGTCGGAAGTTGCTGTTAGCGAGATGGTCGACTGCTTCACCTTCCTGGCATTAGCAGGCGCTGGGGACCAGCTGCAGGGCATCAAAAAAGGCATTCTTGAGCTTGCCGACCTTGTCGCTATCAACAAGGCAGATGGGGATAACGTTCGCCGAGCAAAGAGAGCTGCGCGGGAACTGGGTGCGGCGATGCGGATGGTTCGACCAGCAAATGCATCGTGGAAACCGCCGACAATGACGATGTCTGCTGCTGAAGGCAACGGCGTTGAGGAGTTCTGGAAAGTAGTTGAAGAGCACCATGATCAAATGGTGGCCGAGGGCCGATTTGATGAGCAACGTAAAAATCAGCAAATTGGCTGGACATGGCAAATGGTCCATGAAACTCTACTAACCCGGTTAAACACATCTGAGGCAGTAAAAAAGGAAAAGAAGCTGATTGAAAAGCAGCTTCGCGCCGGCCAGGTGACACCGACGATTGCGGCAGAACGCATCCTCAAGGCTTTTGATACCGGAGAGACGACTGGTGGCCAGCTGAGTAAACACGAGTAG
- a CDS encoding NfeD family protein: protein MNALVWFIGAVLLAVLELFGGDFALLMLSGGALAAAGVSFFQAPLWVSVVVFAVVSLTLMFVLRPFLKRKLSEKIETADFSPRALVGTTGETVEQISSSSGIVRLNGDFWSARSAFHDDVFEPGDTVVVSRIEGNTAFVLDRRD from the coding sequence GTGAATGCCTTGGTGTGGTTTATCGGTGCGGTACTTCTAGCTGTGCTGGAGCTTTTCGGTGGCGATTTCGCACTATTGATGTTGTCTGGCGGTGCTCTCGCCGCAGCAGGTGTGTCTTTTTTCCAGGCCCCGCTCTGGGTCTCAGTCGTGGTTTTCGCTGTTGTGTCATTAACACTCATGTTCGTTCTGCGTCCCTTTTTGAAGCGCAAACTCAGCGAAAAGATCGAAACAGCGGATTTCTCGCCGCGAGCCTTGGTGGGAACAACAGGGGAGACGGTCGAGCAGATTTCGTCCTCATCGGGGATTGTTCGGCTCAATGGCGATTTCTGGTCCGCTCGGAGTGCCTTTCATGACGACGTTTTCGAACCTGGGGACACCGTCGTGGTGAGCCGCATTGAAGGCAACACAGCTTTTGTCTTAGACAGGAGGGATTAA
- a CDS encoding SPFH domain-containing protein — MMSIKLVPQGTAAVIERLGRYTKTVEGGITFLIPFVDRVRSRVDTRERVVSFPPQAVITQDNLTVAIDTVVTFQINDPMHSIYGVDNYLTGVEQTTTATLRDVVGGMTLEETLTSREVINRRLRGELDNATTKWGLRISRVELKAIDPPPSIQQSMEKQMKADREKRAMILTAEGQREADIKTAEGEKQARILAAEGEKHAAILQAEAERQAEILRAEGQRAARYLRAQGEARSIRKVNAAIKTSQVTPDVLAFQYLQKLPEMAEGSANKMWLIPSQFGDALESFTKQFSDKDSDGVFRYEAPSVDEETKAEAATDEDDDWFTTQSAPEIAKAVAEANAVANKTVDDPLDSALAAKRNTAKKLGEDPSTAGSESIDVADADDQPDVDSPEDASNE, encoded by the coding sequence ATGATGTCCATCAAGTTGGTCCCACAGGGGACGGCGGCAGTCATTGAACGACTCGGACGGTACACGAAAACTGTCGAAGGGGGAATAACGTTCCTCATTCCATTTGTCGACCGTGTCCGATCCCGCGTGGATACCCGCGAACGTGTCGTCAGCTTCCCGCCCCAAGCGGTGATTACGCAGGATAACTTGACCGTGGCAATTGATACCGTGGTCACGTTCCAAATAAACGACCCCATGCACTCCATCTACGGTGTGGATAATTACCTCACCGGTGTTGAGCAGACCACGACGGCTACGCTTCGTGATGTCGTGGGTGGCATGACGCTGGAAGAGACTTTAACGTCACGCGAGGTCATTAATAGACGTCTCCGTGGTGAACTGGATAACGCCACGACAAAGTGGGGGCTGCGTATTAGTCGAGTCGAGCTTAAAGCGATTGATCCGCCACCGTCGATTCAGCAGTCGATGGAAAAGCAGATGAAAGCAGACCGCGAAAAGCGTGCCATGATTTTGACTGCGGAGGGTCAGCGCGAGGCTGATATCAAGACTGCCGAAGGTGAAAAACAAGCGCGTATCCTTGCCGCCGAGGGCGAAAAGCATGCTGCCATCTTGCAAGCGGAAGCCGAGCGCCAGGCTGAAATTCTTCGCGCCGAGGGACAGCGAGCAGCCCGTTACCTACGCGCACAGGGTGAAGCTCGCTCCATCCGTAAGGTGAATGCTGCTATCAAAACCTCGCAGGTCACGCCGGATGTTCTTGCTTTCCAATACCTCCAAAAGCTTCCTGAGATGGCTGAAGGATCTGCCAACAAGATGTGGCTGATTCCGTCGCAATTCGGTGATGCCCTGGAGTCCTTCACCAAGCAGTTCTCAGACAAGGATTCCGACGGGGTATTCCGCTACGAAGCTCCTAGTGTCGACGAAGAAACCAAGGCAGAGGCAGCGACGGATGAGGATGACGACTGGTTTACCACTCAGTCGGCCCCAGAAATCGCCAAAGCCGTCGCTGAGGCAAACGCCGTCGCGAACAAAACGGTGGATGATCCATTAGACAGTGCTCTGGCCGCTAAACGGAACACGGCGAAGAAGCTCGGGGAAGATCCCTCCACTGCGGGTTCAGAGAGCATCGACGTTGCCGATGCTGACGATCAACCGGACGTCGATTCACCGGAGGACGCGTCGAACGAATAG
- a CDS encoding methylmalonyl-CoA mutase family protein, translating to MTDSQVGTEDAALQHEWYRAVAKVFARTRKQDPSDVPDDVWKKLIKPTYDGIDVKPLYMRTDQGPEPSAPGEFPYTRGAKLLEADNAGWGIREVFGPAVEVNATAGGQSAKDINKRILHALNVGTTVIELKGIQPTDISGVLNDVYLDLAPIALATPSEELGDAFLDFLEANGDDKTTADLGASPLTSGFDSSQSVDLDTAIAWAKKASQLPGAVHAITVNGVSLSNQGATDSQEIGLVLAATLEYLRKLTEAGLSVDDAVDQISIRLAATDDFFSTICKFRALRSLLARVWEVLGIVEHPLPAIHAETAPVMFAQRDPYTNILRCTIASFAAGVGGATSVLVHPFDYAIKNGLPGARRSFAHRIARNINLLLLEESHLGFVADPAGGSYYAEFFTDQLEEKSWGVLTDVESKNGFIAETDNGDIQRLLDESYEKRRDDIAHRRTKVTAINEFPNLAEKPLAADLRIEPTGVRRWGADFEALRNRSDAFFEKEEKRPVIKLAPLGPLAKHNIRTGFTTNLLASGGIQADNPGQVTPDDENFATQFKDAPIVVVCGTDAEYAENAGSAIDALRAAGVKKVLLAGAPKAVENLDDSSKPDDYLNMKIDAVSTLSGLLDELGA from the coding sequence GTGACTGACTCACAGGTTGGCACGGAAGATGCCGCCCTGCAGCACGAATGGTATCGGGCAGTTGCGAAAGTTTTTGCTCGAACCCGCAAGCAGGATCCTTCCGACGTTCCGGATGATGTGTGGAAGAAGCTCATCAAGCCGACTTACGACGGAATAGATGTCAAACCGCTGTATATGCGGACCGATCAAGGACCAGAACCATCTGCTCCCGGTGAATTCCCATATACACGTGGAGCTAAGCTCCTTGAGGCTGACAATGCCGGATGGGGAATTCGCGAGGTTTTTGGACCTGCCGTCGAAGTTAATGCAACTGCCGGCGGACAGAGCGCGAAAGACATTAACAAGCGAATCCTCCACGCACTGAATGTCGGGACCACAGTTATTGAGCTCAAGGGAATTCAACCCACGGATATCTCAGGAGTCCTCAATGACGTCTATCTTGATCTTGCCCCGATTGCGCTTGCTACCCCCTCTGAAGAATTAGGGGACGCTTTTCTCGATTTCCTTGAGGCCAATGGCGACGACAAGACGACTGCTGACCTCGGCGCTTCACCGCTGACGTCAGGCTTCGATTCATCGCAAAGTGTTGATCTCGACACAGCCATTGCATGGGCAAAGAAAGCATCTCAACTTCCCGGGGCAGTTCACGCCATCACTGTCAACGGTGTTTCGTTAAGCAACCAAGGTGCTACAGACTCCCAAGAAATTGGGCTGGTCCTGGCGGCAACGCTTGAGTATTTGCGGAAGCTTACCGAAGCAGGTCTATCTGTCGATGACGCAGTCGATCAGATTTCGATTCGTCTCGCCGCGACCGACGACTTCTTCTCGACGATCTGTAAATTCCGTGCGCTCCGGTCGCTTCTGGCACGCGTGTGGGAAGTGTTGGGGATTGTGGAGCATCCTTTGCCCGCGATCCATGCGGAAACAGCACCAGTGATGTTCGCTCAGCGCGACCCCTACACGAATATTCTCCGGTGCACGATTGCTTCATTTGCGGCAGGCGTCGGTGGGGCCACGAGCGTACTGGTTCATCCCTTCGACTATGCAATCAAGAATGGGTTGCCGGGAGCTCGACGTAGCTTCGCTCATCGCATTGCGCGAAATATCAACCTTCTCCTTTTGGAAGAGTCTCACTTGGGATTTGTTGCTGATCCCGCTGGTGGCTCGTACTACGCTGAGTTCTTCACCGACCAGCTCGAGGAGAAGTCATGGGGAGTCTTAACAGACGTCGAATCTAAGAATGGCTTCATCGCTGAAACCGATAACGGCGATATTCAACGACTCCTCGACGAATCGTATGAAAAACGGCGCGACGATATTGCTCATCGCCGTACCAAGGTGACAGCGATCAACGAATTCCCGAACCTTGCAGAAAAGCCTTTGGCGGCCGATCTGCGCATCGAGCCGACGGGCGTTCGGCGTTGGGGAGCAGATTTTGAGGCGCTGAGGAACAGGTCGGACGCGTTCTTCGAGAAGGAAGAGAAGCGGCCTGTCATAAAATTGGCGCCTCTCGGCCCCCTGGCCAAGCACAATATTCGCACTGGTTTCACCACGAACCTCCTGGCCTCTGGTGGTATCCAGGCGGATAACCCAGGACAAGTCACCCCGGACGACGAGAACTTCGCAACTCAATTCAAAGACGCCCCCATCGTGGTCGTCTGCGGTACGGATGCGGAATATGCAGAGAATGCTGGTTCCGCTATCGATGCCCTGCGAGCTGCAGGAGTGAAGAAGGTTCTCCTGGCGGGCGCTCCGAAGGCCGTTGAGAATCTCGATGATTCTTCAAAGCCTGATGACTACCTGAACATGAAGATTGATGCAGTCTCGACGTTGTCGGGCCTGCTCGATGAGCTCGGCGCATAA
- a CDS encoding DUF3097 domain-containing protein: MSFHDRYSGDIYAGHPRSKPREFPVLPAKPGLVVEDIASGYVGAIVEFERTYDGDFVRLEDRYRRTRLFKMRKGAFLYEGKPVTLVRYVPPKDPRQQRSASGSRRVENLRAKVAAPSRIWVEGVHDAAIVERIWGHDLRVEGVVVEYLEGLDNAPQRVQDFHPTAERRIGILADHLVEGSKESLLTQELGPHVMVTGHPFIDIWAAVKPSSVGIKAWPDVPYGEDWKTGVCRRLGWSDPKEGWNRVYNSVNSFRDVDSSLIGAVERLVDFVTVGPE; this comes from the coding sequence ATGAGTTTCCACGACCGCTATTCAGGTGACATCTATGCCGGGCATCCACGCTCCAAGCCCCGCGAGTTCCCCGTACTCCCAGCTAAACCTGGCTTAGTGGTTGAAGATATCGCCAGTGGTTATGTGGGAGCGATCGTCGAATTTGAGCGGACATACGACGGAGATTTCGTTCGGTTGGAGGACCGATACCGACGAACGCGTCTGTTCAAAATGCGCAAAGGGGCGTTCCTCTACGAAGGAAAACCCGTCACATTAGTCCGCTATGTTCCACCAAAAGATCCACGACAACAACGAAGCGCATCCGGATCACGGCGTGTAGAAAACCTGCGTGCCAAAGTAGCTGCTCCATCACGAATCTGGGTCGAAGGCGTCCATGACGCGGCGATCGTGGAGCGTATATGGGGCCATGATCTTCGCGTAGAAGGCGTCGTCGTCGAGTACCTTGAGGGTCTCGATAATGCACCGCAACGGGTACAAGATTTTCATCCCACTGCTGAGCGTCGTATCGGGATCCTCGCCGACCACCTGGTTGAGGGTTCAAAGGAATCGTTATTGACCCAGGAGCTTGGTCCGCATGTCATGGTGACTGGTCACCCGTTCATTGACATCTGGGCTGCCGTCAAACCATCGTCCGTTGGTATCAAGGCCTGGCCCGACGTTCCTTATGGTGAGGATTGGAAGACGGGTGTGTGCCGACGGCTCGGATGGTCGGATCCGAAAGAGGGGTGGAACCGTGTCTACAACAGTGTGAATTCGTTCCGAGACGTCGATTCCTCGCTCATTGGTGCGGTTGAACGACTGGTCGATTTTGTCACCGTCGGGCCCGAGTAG
- a CDS encoding MarR family transcriptional regulator, producing MAMAHTRGTSARSLFAVHARFRGRTMRRAEYVKNSAQAMEHLAGVLKSTVEGVEEISLLTRDAESEAQVVMAFLSAGEWAIGIGIGGHDPSVVARSCTGKRAGTVGASIATISQDSSIASSELASDISAAFSLIGHVLTRRTEEGREATALMRQGYTQNDAAAELGISKQAMSQRLVAAGWQAEQAGWDLAVHLLTRAEEL from the coding sequence ATGGCAATGGCTCACACGCGAGGAACGTCGGCTCGATCACTTTTTGCAGTACATGCTCGGTTCCGGGGACGGACCATGAGACGGGCGGAATACGTAAAAAATAGTGCTCAGGCTATGGAGCACTTGGCGGGAGTTCTCAAGTCCACAGTAGAAGGCGTGGAAGAGATTTCACTTCTTACCCGCGACGCAGAATCTGAAGCGCAAGTCGTCATGGCTTTTCTTTCTGCTGGTGAGTGGGCTATTGGGATTGGAATAGGAGGACACGATCCGTCCGTTGTCGCCCGTAGTTGTACAGGTAAGCGGGCCGGCACAGTGGGCGCGTCGATAGCCACGATCTCCCAGGACTCTTCCATAGCAAGTTCAGAGCTCGCTTCAGATATTTCCGCGGCGTTTTCGTTGATCGGCCACGTGCTAACCCGGAGGACTGAGGAAGGTCGAGAAGCAACAGCGCTCATGCGGCAGGGGTATACACAAAATGACGCTGCGGCAGAGCTCGGTATCTCTAAACAAGCAATGTCGCAGCGTCTTGTCGCGGCGGGCTGGCAGGCAGAGCAAGCGGGATGGGATCTTGCCGTCCACCTTTTGACCCGAGCAGAGGAACTTTAA
- a CDS encoding ferrochelatase, protein MAINDAPALTEPPGRKDDRPAHNQINANDCGNSQTSEYPVDAIVVASFGGPEGLDDIRPFLENVTRGRGIPPERLDEVGEHYHHFNGISPLNGLNREIIRHVEKELEKQGRNLPVYFANRNWHPFWNETIEKMAHDGIRHALVFATSAWAGYSGCRQYDEDIEKARRHCHDQGITPPDLTKLRQFYDHPEFIEAEAEAVQEALAKIPSNRREDCRIVFTAHSIPVSADKTSGNPDDGDYLYSRQIYEAAHLTATKLGLSDDDFDLVWQSRSGPPHIPWLEPDIVDHISTLHDQGIPAAVVSPIGFVSDHVEVAWDLDTELAHEAKDFDMAIERAATVGPTQRFTRMIIDLIDEYIEGREPLRLGGEPQHGCSLNGVPCFDNCCVPPAKHKHHK, encoded by the coding sequence ATGGCCATAAACGATGCCCCGGCGTTGACAGAACCGCCTGGCAGGAAGGACGATCGACCGGCGCACAACCAGATCAACGCCAACGATTGTGGCAACTCACAGACCAGTGAGTACCCCGTTGACGCTATCGTTGTCGCCTCATTCGGTGGCCCAGAAGGACTAGATGATATTCGTCCTTTCCTCGAAAATGTAACTAGGGGTCGTGGCATCCCGCCGGAGCGTCTCGACGAAGTAGGAGAACACTATCACCACTTCAACGGCATCAGCCCTCTTAATGGTTTAAACCGCGAGATCATTAGACACGTCGAAAAAGAACTTGAAAAGCAAGGTCGCAATCTCCCTGTGTATTTCGCTAACCGGAATTGGCATCCATTCTGGAACGAGACCATAGAGAAGATGGCTCATGACGGAATCCGCCATGCGCTTGTATTTGCTACCTCTGCATGGGCGGGATATTCGGGATGCCGTCAATATGATGAAGACATTGAAAAAGCACGACGCCATTGCCATGACCAGGGAATTACGCCCCCGGATTTAACGAAGCTGCGTCAGTTTTACGACCACCCAGAGTTCATCGAGGCTGAAGCAGAAGCCGTACAAGAAGCACTCGCCAAAATACCCAGCAACAGGAGAGAAGACTGTCGAATAGTTTTCACAGCTCACTCTATTCCGGTCTCCGCGGATAAGACGTCCGGAAACCCCGATGATGGGGACTACCTGTATTCACGGCAAATTTATGAGGCCGCACATTTGACGGCCACCAAACTTGGGCTGTCAGACGATGATTTCGACCTCGTCTGGCAATCGCGTTCCGGCCCACCGCATATTCCGTGGTTGGAACCCGATATTGTGGATCATATTTCAACACTCCACGACCAGGGGATTCCGGCTGCGGTTGTGTCTCCTATAGGGTTCGTGTCCGACCACGTAGAAGTGGCATGGGACCTTGACACTGAGCTAGCTCATGAAGCAAAAGATTTTGATATGGCCATCGAGCGGGCGGCAACCGTGGGGCCAACGCAGCGATTCACCCGAATGATCATCGATTTGATCGATGAATACATCGAAGGCAGAGAGCCTCTCCGCCTCGGCGGTGAGCCCCAACATGGATGCAGCCTCAACGGGGTCCCGTGTTTTGACAACTGCTGTGTTCCCCCGGCAAAGCACAAACACCATAAATAG
- the scpA gene encoding methylmalonyl-CoA mutase, with product MSTSIPNFADVSRATEKAATTSAEEDKGTWTVPEGFDVKRVYNGEDRNHVLTAGHPLDSYPGIKPFMRGPYPTMYTNRPWTIRQYAGFSTAAESNAFYRRNLAAGQKGLSVAFDLPTHRGYDSDNPRVQGDVGMAGVAIDSILDMKELFEGIDLGSVSVSMTMNGAVLPILALYIIVAEEQGVPPEKLAGTIQNDILKEFMVRNTYIYPPQPSMRIISEIFEYTSNKMPRWNSISISGYHIQEAGATADLELAYTLADGLEYIRAGLNAGLNIDAFAPRLSFFWGISMNTFMEIAKLRAGRILWSEIVSKFNPENPKSRALRTHSQTSGWSLTAQDVYNNVGRTCIEAMAATQGHTQSLHTNALDEALALPTDFSARIARNTQLILQQESNTVRPVDPWAGSYYVEWLTNRLVEEAREHIREVEEAGGMAKATEQGIPKLRIEEAAARTQARIDSGRQALIGVNKYVGVEDEAIEVLKVENSRVRQEQHDKLQKLRAERDQGAVDQALNALTGAAGMDGSHGNLEHNLLKLAVDAARVGATVGEMSDALEKVFGRHQAEIHTLSGVYKDEVGKDRSVGNVAKATAMADAFAEEEGRRPRIFIAKIGQDGHDRGQKVVASAYADLGMDVDVGPLFQTPAEAARSAVDSDVHVVGVSSLAASHLTIVPELREELKKLGREDIMIIVGGVIPPGDFQELYDDGAAAIYPPGTVIADSVIDMLTKLSAHMGIELHVDDDEKSDDSDEAEDKAEA from the coding sequence ATGAGCACAAGTATTCCGAATTTTGCCGATGTTTCGCGAGCTACAGAGAAGGCAGCGACGACATCAGCTGAAGAAGATAAGGGGACGTGGACAGTACCCGAGGGTTTCGACGTCAAACGCGTCTACAACGGCGAAGATAGGAACCATGTCCTCACGGCAGGGCATCCCCTCGATTCGTATCCCGGCATCAAACCATTCATGCGGGGTCCGTATCCGACGATGTACACGAACCGTCCGTGGACGATTCGCCAGTACGCTGGTTTCTCGACCGCTGCAGAGTCGAACGCGTTCTACCGTCGCAACCTGGCTGCAGGCCAGAAGGGTTTGTCGGTGGCCTTCGACCTGCCGACTCACCGCGGTTATGACTCAGACAATCCGCGTGTTCAGGGCGACGTCGGTATGGCTGGTGTAGCCATCGACTCCATCCTGGATATGAAGGAGCTGTTCGAGGGAATTGACCTCGGTAGCGTGTCGGTCTCAATGACGATGAACGGTGCTGTTCTGCCGATTTTGGCCCTGTACATCATCGTCGCCGAGGAGCAGGGTGTTCCTCCGGAGAAGCTAGCCGGAACGATTCAGAATGACATTCTGAAGGAGTTCATGGTCCGTAATACTTATATTTATCCTCCGCAGCCGTCGATGAGGATTATTTCGGAGATCTTCGAATACACCTCTAACAAGATGCCGCGGTGGAACTCCATTTCGATTTCCGGATATCACATTCAGGAAGCTGGAGCTACGGCTGACCTCGAACTGGCTTACACCCTGGCGGATGGACTTGAGTACATTCGCGCTGGCCTGAATGCTGGCCTTAACATCGACGCTTTCGCACCTCGCCTCTCGTTCTTCTGGGGCATTTCGATGAATACCTTCATGGAAATTGCGAAGCTCCGTGCTGGCCGTATTTTATGGAGCGAAATCGTCAGTAAATTCAACCCTGAGAACCCGAAGTCACGCGCTCTGCGTACACACTCCCAGACATCGGGGTGGTCGCTTACCGCTCAGGATGTGTATAACAACGTGGGGCGTACCTGCATCGAGGCTATGGCGGCAACGCAGGGACACACGCAGTCACTGCACACGAACGCTCTGGACGAGGCTCTCGCGCTCCCGACAGATTTCTCGGCTCGTATTGCCCGTAACACCCAGCTGATTTTGCAGCAAGAGTCCAATACGGTGCGTCCGGTCGACCCGTGGGCTGGCTCCTACTACGTCGAATGGCTGACCAACCGGTTGGTCGAGGAAGCTCGCGAGCACATTCGCGAAGTGGAAGAAGCCGGCGGTATGGCGAAGGCCACCGAGCAAGGCATTCCGAAGCTGCGTATCGAAGAGGCTGCAGCACGTACGCAGGCTCGTATCGACTCTGGCCGTCAGGCTCTCATCGGTGTCAATAAATATGTGGGCGTCGAAGATGAAGCCATCGAAGTCCTGAAGGTTGAAAATAGCCGTGTTCGTCAGGAACAGCATGACAAGCTACAGAAACTTCGTGCTGAACGTGATCAAGGCGCTGTCGACCAAGCTCTGAATGCTTTAACCGGAGCTGCAGGCATGGACGGATCTCACGGTAATCTTGAGCACAATCTTCTGAAACTTGCTGTCGATGCTGCCCGCGTTGGTGCCACCGTCGGGGAGATGTCTGATGCTCTCGAAAAAGTATTCGGCCGTCACCAGGCAGAGATCCACACGCTCTCGGGTGTGTATAAAGACGAGGTAGGTAAGGACCGTTCCGTGGGTAATGTCGCTAAAGCCACCGCTATGGCGGATGCATTTGCCGAGGAAGAAGGTCGTCGGCCACGTATCTTCATTGCGAAGATCGGACAGGATGGTCACGACCGTGGGCAGAAAGTCGTGGCGTCCGCCTATGCTGACTTAGGTATGGACGTTGACGTCGGACCTCTATTCCAAACTCCTGCCGAAGCTGCTCGGTCTGCTGTTGATTCCGACGTGCACGTCGTCGGGGTATCGTCGCTGGCAGCTAGCCACTTAACAATTGTCCCGGAGCTCCGCGAGGAATTGAAGAAGCTGGGCCGCGAAGACATCATGATCATCGTGGGTGGCGTTATTCCTCCAGGAGATTTCCAAGAACTGTACGACGACGGTGCCGCCGCTATTTACCCACCGGGCACTGTTATCGCAGATTCGGTGATCGACATGTTGACTAAGCTATCAGCACACATGGGAATTGAGCTTCATGTCGACGATGACGAAAAATCGGACGACTCTGATGAAGCTGAGGACAAGGCAGAGGCCTAA